The Penicillium digitatum chromosome 6, complete sequence genome has a window encoding:
- a CDS encoding Salicylaldehyde dehydrogenase: MTTSTTTGFTVPLHINGREETTPNTFPVTSPYTNTTIWTASAATPQDAIRAVEAAPTPSPYGRRQNQPAEYMRQEMGADVGASSGIVVPLAVRTLRDVASRITSICGRVPVVETEGQSAIIFKEAMGVILGIVPWNAPYVFGIRSAACALAAGNTTVLKSSELTPRCYWAIGRAFEDAGLSAGCLNIIHCASQDAPQVVNAMIEPEAVRKINFTGSTAVGRKITRACGQNLKPCLMELGGNNRSIVCQDADLQTAVQGVLVGAFLNSGQVCMATDRILVHTSILSAFTEALQKALAAGAAAEALPPTLVNTASKIRVEALITDAVSAGAHFISGSADSVPTDSGVRMAPAVLGGVKEDVALWQEESFASVAACMPFDSEDEAIRLANGSGYGLSASVFTEDLRRGLAMARRLQSGAVHINSMTIHDEPALPHGGVKNSGWGRFNTDAGLNEFLVMKSVTWMD, from the exons ATGACAACCTCAACCACCACCGGATTCACAGTCCCCCTCCATATAAATGGCCGCGAAGAAACAACCCCAAATACCTTCCCCGTAACCAGCCCCTACACCAACACAACCATCTGGACCGCCTCCGCCGCAACCCCCCAAGATGCAATTCGCGCCGTTGAGGCCGCGCCGACGCCTTCCCCTTATGGTCGCAGACAAAACCAACC TGCCGAGTATATGCGCCAAGAGATGGGTGCAGACGTCGGTGCCTCCTCGGGCATTGTCGTCCCGCTTGCTGTGCGCACGTTGCGCGATGTTGCGAGTCGCATAACATCGATATGTGGTAGAGTGCCTGTCGTTGAGACCGAGGGGCAGAGTGCCATTATTTTCAAGGAGGCGATGGGTGTTATTCTGGGGATTGTGCCGTG GAACGCTCCCTACGTCTTTGGCATCCGCTCAGCAGCCTGTGCCCTCGCAGCTGGCAACACAACAGTCCTCAAATCTTCCGAACTAACTCCCCGCTGCTACTGGGCCATTGGCCGCGCCTTCGAAGACGCTGGTCTCTCCGCTGGCTGTCTGAATATCATCCACTGCGCCTCGCAGGATGCGCCCCAGGTTGTAAATGCCATGATCGAGCCCGAGGCCGTGCGCAAGATCAATTTCACCGGTAGCACAGCTGTTGGTCGGAAGATTACACGCGCCTGCGGTCAGAACCTCAAGCCTTGTCTCATGGAGCTGGGCGGAAATAATAGGTCGATTGTGTGTCAGGATGCTGATCTGCAGACTGCCGTGCAGGGAGTGTTGGTGGGTGCATTTTTGAAT TCCGGCCAGGTCTGCATGGCAACCGACCGGATCCTCGTCCACACCTCCATACTCTCAGCCTTCACAGAAGCCCTGCAAAAGGCCCTCGCAGCTGGCGCAGCGGCCGAAGCCCTGCCCCCAACACTCGTCAACACAGCTTCTAAGATCCGCGTCGAAGCCCTCATCACCGACGCTGTTTCAGCAGGCGCACACTTCATTTCTGGGTCTGCGGACAGTGTCCCCACCGATTCGGGGGTTCGCATGGCGCCCGCCGTGCTAGGCGGCGTGAAGGAAGATGTGGCGCTGTGGCAGGAGGAGTCCTTCGCATCCGTTGCGGCGTGTATGCCCTTCGACAGCGAGGATGAAGCGATCCGTCTCGCCAATGGGAGTGGGTATGGCCTTTCGGCATCTGTTTTCACAGAGGATCTGCGGAGGGGCTTGGCGATGGCTAGGCGCCTTCAGTCCGG GGCAGTCCATATTAATAGCATGACGATTCACGATGAGCCAGCTCTTCCCCATGGCGGTGTGAAGAATAGTGGCTGGGGTCGGTTTAATACTGATGCGGGATTGAATGAGTTTTTGGTTATGAAGAGTGTGACATGGATGGATTAA
- a CDS encoding COP9 signalosome subunit CsnD codes for MASQQMTNALAGIETNPHQPTKLQQYTDLLNEMVTTSTGHELAQDLVYYLDSILSEEVSIVAARPLLDIFITVLQSLTPETKIKVGQHAVTLLHTRSASVEEQDSQIREILADAYESQEDYTAAARALQGIHTDSSQRLVTDAAKARLWIRIVRYYLEDDDTTNAEAFLNRIKNLPSKIEDHDAKLYFQLSQARILDARRRFLDAAQEYFNVSLAPGVDEGDRLTALSAAIRCAVLAPAGPQRSRSLARLYKDDRTPSVEEFGILEKMFLDRLLTADEVTAFAKKLAPHQLAVTADGTTVLDKAVIEHNLVAASKLYENIHVDDLGLILGLQSSGDLSAGEKAEAYAARMVEQGRLLGRIDQIDGIILFDAETLGGSSAGASNETKLRQWDLGVQDLAEDVERVAASISDQFPEFATSQMVH; via the exons ATGGCCTCCCAACAGATGACCAACGCCCTAGCGGGCATCGAAACGAACCCGCACCAACCAACAAAGCTACAACAATACACCGACCTCCTCAATGAGATGGTAACAACCTCCACCGGTCACGAACTCGCCCAAGATCTAGTCTACTACTTAGATTCCATCCTTAGCGAAGAAGTGAGCATCGTCGCCGCCCGCCCCCTCCTCGACATCTTCATCACAGTCCTCCAATCCCTCACTCCGGAAACAAAAATAAAAGTCGGCCAGCACGCCGTCACCCTCCTCCACACGCGCTCCGCCTCGGTCGAAGAACAAGACTCGCAGATCCGCGAGATCCTCGCAGACGCCTACGAATCCCAGGAAGATTACACAGCCGCCGCCCGCGCCCTACAGGGCATCCACACCGACAGCTCGCAGCGCCTAGTCACCGACGCCGCCAAAGCCCGCCTCTGGATCCGCATCGTGCGATACTACCTCGAAGACGATGACACAACCAACGCCGAAGCCTTCCTCAACCGCATCAAAAACCTCCCCTCCAAAATAGAAGATCACGATGCAAAGCTTTACTTCCAGCTTTCCCAGGCCCGAATCCTTGATGCCCGACGCCGCTTCCTCGACGCCGCCCAGGAATACTTCAACGTGAGTCTTGCGCCGGGCGTCGACGAAGGAGACCGTCTGACGGCTCTATCTGCGGCGATCCGCTGCGCTGTCCTTGCGCCTGCTGGCCCGCAGCGCTCCCGCTCCCTCGCCCGTCTGTACAAAGATGATCGCACACCCTCCGTTGAGGAGTTTGGCATCCTGGAGAAGATGTTCCTGGACAGACTCCTGACGGCCGATGAAGTCACCGCGTTCGCTAAGAAACTTGCACCGCATCAGCTCGCCGTTACGGCGGATGGCACGACCGTTCTTGATAAGGCGGTTATAGAACACAATCTTGTGGCGGCGAGCAAGCTGTATGAGAATATCCACGTTGATGACCTGGGTTTGATCCTGGGGCTGCAGTCTTCGGGTGACTTGTCTGCTGGTGAGAAGGCGGAGGCTTATGCGGCGCGTATGGTTGAGCAGGGACGGCTACTTGGCCGCATTGATCAGATTGATGGGATTATTTTGTTTGATGCTGAGACCCTTGGCGGATCCTCGGCGGGTGCTTCTAATGAGACGAAGCTGAGGCAGTGGGATCTTGGTGTGCAGGATCTGGCGGAAGATGTAGAGCGGGTTGCGGCAAGTATCTCTGATCAGTTCCCG GAATTCGCCACGAGCCAAATGGTGCATTGA
- a CDS encoding Ankyrin repeat-containing domain — translation MAESEEVLKGFNDILDLRQAYAWNADSIMKFLCHVVTYGYLYDIQDHQIPALRAMVARIEMLRPPQGNMFASPGLEPDISMGHVLNPGWDPSIQKRIKVASR, via the exons ATGGCAGAATCCGAAGAAGTTTTGAAGGGCTTCAATGACATTCTCGACTTGAGACAGGCCTACGCCTGGAATGCGGATTCC ATAATGAAATTTCTCTGTCATGTTGTCACCTATGGATATCTGTATGATATCCAAGACCACCAAATTCCAGCTCTTAGGGCCATGGTGGCTCGAATTGAAATGCTACG CCCCCCACAAGGTAATATGTTTGCCTCACCTGGCCTGGAGCCAGATATCTCAATGGGACATGTGTTGAACCCCGGCTGGGACCCATCGATCCAGAAAAGGATAAAAGTTGCCTCAAGATGA
- a CDS encoding Transcription initiation factor iif, beta subunit, which translates to MAQVKQDPDRPYFKQDPDSKDIALGDIDEEDLYEDAGDLDFTQAGQNVWLSRLPRSLWEHWAHLDDDEEIEVGIMRVEGTPNNIKRVSLRLHDRPDNREIPKDYTLQRQTVDPSGTGSHLTHNTYLFTEKDIPGVENRMATFGETRSVLYEAQKREAKRREQGKRWEPYVRKTIPKHTALAGAVSEEFNCLPVENEEFRRISEKRALEALKPRKETVFIDKIPGKIIQARHALPTERGQFVQATRPSKGKAQENKSTRMPQNELLDLIFQCFREFKYWPFKTLKARLAQPEAYLKQTLEMVAHLVKAGDFAMTWELKPEATHSQYSNAMDNAKAELPPGVDDLESEDDPASGMDQDDVKFEDV; encoded by the exons ATGGCGCAGGTCAAGCAAGACCCTGATCGCCCGTACTTCAAGCAAGACCCCGACAGCAAGGATATTGCCCTTGGGGATatagatgaagaagatctctACGAAGATGCTGGGGACTTGGACTTTACACAGGCAGGTCAGAACGTATGGCTTTCCCGTCTGCCTCGATCGCTTTGGGAGCACTGGGCCCACCTGGACGATGACGAAGAGATTGAGGTTGGTATCATGAGAGTGGAGGGGACACCGAACAACATCAAGAGG GTCAGTTTGCGCCTACATGATCGCCCAGATAATCGAGAAATTCCCAAGGACTACACTCTCCAGCGTCAAACGGTCGATCCATCAGGCACCGGATCACACCTCACCCACAATACGTACCTCTTCACCGAGAAGGATATTCCCGGTGTCGAGAACCGCATGGCGACATTTGGAGAAACGCGCTCGGTTTTGTACGAAGCCCAGAAACGTGAAGCGAAGCGGCGAGAACAGGGAAAAAGATGGGAGCCCTATGTGCGAAAGACGATACCTA AACACACTGCCCTCGCTGGCGCGGTCAGTGAAGAATTCAATTGCCTTCCCGTAGAGAACGAAGAGTTCCGACGGATCTCCGAGAAGCGAGCGCTGGAAGCCCTTAAACCTCGAAAGGAAACTGTCTTCATTGATAAGATTCCCGGGAAGATTATCCAGGCGCGTCATGCTCTTCCCACCGAGAGAGGACAATTTGTG CAAGCCACGCGACCTTCCAAAGGAAAAGCCCAAGAGAACAAATCCACCCGCATGCCGCAGAACGAGCTTCTGGATCTTATCTTCCAGTGCTTCCGCGAATTCAAATACTGGCCCTTTAAGACACTTAAGGCCCGATTGGCACAGCCAGAGGCCTATCTCAAGCAGACTTTGGAAATGGTTGCGCACCTTGTCAAGGCTGGTGATTTCGCTATGACTTGGGAACTGAAGCCCGAGGCAACCCACAGCCAATACTCAAATGCGATGGACAATGCAAAGGCAGAGTTGCCACCAGGAGTTGATGATCTTGAGTccgaggatgatccagcgtCTGGAATGGATCAGGATGATGTTAAATTTGAGGACGTCTAA
- a CDS encoding CCCH zinc finger protein, whose amino-acid sequence MSENDDLLAKIGQLAGQINRYKTQETHPANQQSQYVSRHTSSHPGWAPYYRGRGRGRRGAAAPHRHRTLVLNTVGAGAGPSANSSPAPISGNNSAVVPTPSSAGNGWVVKHDRHMQLINPAVYDRKTQDRTKDMERTRKLREQKKTEYEKAKVLRYAQGPGAGAMVSTPANPAFGHHILVNDVAFRVANGGSKLIRISNDPRTAKNTPKRVTVADVSFVRSKNGNLHRLGAVAMKKNHTVKKRDELCKRFTTTGTCYKGPTCQFVHDPSKVAMCKDFLQTGQCAAGSSCDLSHEPSPHRSPTCMHFLRGRCANPECRYAHVRVTPGAPVCRAFATLGYCEKGEACEEKHVHECPDYANTGACHKKRCQLPHVDRAGQIRKAAAAAASKADLGEDDSDPSSEEENYDAIDSDDVDSDAFDDTPEELIEGVDSGEMSQQQDFIRF is encoded by the exons ATGAGCGAAAACGACGATCTCCTGGCCAAGATCGGCCAGCTTGCAG GCCAAATAAATCGCTATAAGACGCAAGAGACACATCCAGCTAACCAGCAGTCTCAATACGTGTCTCGCCATACCTCTTCTCACCCAGGATGGGCCCCATACTACCGGGGCCGCGGCCGAGGACGTCGAGGAGCAGCTGCTCCGCACCGGCACCGTACGCTTGTTTTGAACACCGTGGGTGCTGGCGCAGGTCCTAGTGCCAATTCGTCCCCCGCCCCGATAAGTGGGAACAATAGTGCAGTGGTTCCGACACCATCGTCGGCTGGCAATGGCTGGGTTGTAAAGCACGATCGCCACATGCAGCTGATCAATCCTGCTgtctacgatcggaaaacaCAGGACAGAACGAAGGATATGGAACGAACGCGCAAGCTTAGAGAACAGAAAAAAACCGAATATGAAAAAGCAAAGGTGCTTCGATATGCACAGGGTCCGGGTGCTGGTGCAATGGTTTCTACCCCTGCAAACCCTGCATTTGGCCACCATATCCTTGTCAATGATGTTGCTTTCAGGGTTGCAAACGGCGGAAGCAAACTGATTCGTATTTCGA ATGACCCTAGGACTGCCAAAAACACCCCTAAGCGCGTCACAGTCGCCGATGTGTCCTTTGTGCGAAGCAAAAATGGCAACCTGCACCGTCTTGGTGCCGTGGCTATGAAGAA GAATCACACTGTTAAGAAACGCGACGAGCTCTGCAAAAGATTCACAACAACCG GCACATGCTACAAAGGCCCGACCTGCCAATTCGTCCACGACCCAAGTAAGGTTGCTATGTGCAAGGACTTCCTCCAGACAGGCCAATGTGCCGCAGGTAGTAGCTGTGATCTATCCCATGAGCCCTCGCCCCACCGCTCCCCCACTTGTATGCATTTCCTTAGGGGACGCTGCGCCAACCCGGAATGTCGCTACGCCCACGTCCGCGTGACACCCGGTGCCCCCGTCTGCCGCGCCTTTGCAACACTAGGATATTGCGAGAAGGGCGAGGCGTGTGAAGAGAAGCACGTCCACGAGTGCCCAGACTATGCCAACACCGGCGCTTGCCACAAGAAGCGTTGCCAGCTGCCGCACGTCGACCGTGCGGGCCAGATCCGCAAGGCTGCTGCGGCTGCTGCTAGTAAAGCAGATTTGGGTGAGGATGACTCTGACCCCTCTAGCGAGGAAGAGAATTATGACGCCATTGATTCGGACGACGTTGACTCGGATGCATTCGATGACACACCCGAAGAACTGATCGAAGGTGTGGATAGCGGTGAGATGTCGCAGCAGCAAGACTTTATCCGCTTCTAA